In a genomic window of Nicotiana tabacum cultivar K326 unplaced genomic scaffold, ASM71507v2 Un00011, whole genome shotgun sequence:
- the LOC107773391 gene encoding probable 1-deoxy-D-xylulose-5-phosphate synthase 2, chloroplastic (The RefSeq protein has 1 substitution compared to this genomic sequence) has protein sequence MAVSSGSAFKINQPTSPYLTTPRFHNLSRKKFLVKASMHGSEEHNGKMVIKKEKDSWQIDFSGEKPPTPFLDTINYPKNMKILSKLDLEQLAAEVRAEIVYSVAKTGGHLSSSLGVVDLTVALHHVFDTPDDRIIWDVGHQAYAHKILTGRRSRMHTIRKTSGLAPFPKRDESIYDAFGAGHSSTSISAGLGMAVARDLLGKNNHVISVIGDGAMTAGQAYEAMNNAGFLDTNLIVILNDNEQVSLPTATLDGPATPVGALSSALSKIQASTKFRQLRETAKSITKQIGPQAHEVAAKVDEYARGMISASCSTLFEELGLYYIGPVDGHNIEDLITILKKVKSMPAPGPVLIHIVTEKGKGYPPAEAAADKMHGVAQFDPKTGKQFKAKSPTLSYTQYFAESLIKEAEVDNKIVAIHAAMGGGTGLNYFQKQFPERCFDVGIAEQHAVTFAAGLATEGLKPFCAIYSSFLQRGYDQVVHDVDLQKLPVRFAMDRAGLVGADGPTHCGAFDVTYMACLPNMVVMAPSDEAELMHMVATAAAIDDRPSCFRFPRGNGVGALLPPNNKGIPIEVGKGRILREGERIAILGYGSIVQQCLGAADILNTHNVRVTVADARFCKPLDADLIKRLAKEHEILITVEEGSIGGFGSHVSHFLSVNSILDGPLKLRSMVLPDRYIDHGSPLDQIEAAGLSSRHISATVLTLLGRPKEALLVN, from the exons ATGGCAGTTTCTTCAGGTTCTGCATTCAAAATTAACCAGCCTACTTCACCATATTTGACGACTCCAAGATTTCACAATTTGTCAAGGAAAAAG TTTCTTGTAAAAGCTTCCATGCATGGATCAGAAGAACATAATGGAAAGATggtaataaagaaagaaaaagatagtTGGCAAATTGATTTTTCAGGAGAAAAGCCACCTACACCATTTTTGGATACAATCAATTATCcaaagaatatgaaaattctatCCAAATTG gatCTTGAACAATTAGCTGCAGAAGTAAGAGCAGAGATTGTGTACTCAGTGGCAAAGACAGGAGGCCATTTGAGTTCAAGTTTAGGTGTAGTGGATTTAACTGTGGCTTTGCACCATGTTTTTGATACTCCTGATGATAGAATTATATGGGATGTTGGTCATCAG GCATATGCACATAAAATCTTGACAGGAAGGAGGTCTAAAATGCATACTATTAGAAAGACTTCAGGGCTAGCACCATTTCCTAAAAGGGATGAGAGCATCTATGATGCTTTTGGTGCAGGGCATAGTTCAACTAGCATCTCTGCTGGTCTAG GCATGGCAGTTGCGCGAGATCTTTTAGGGAAAAACAACCATGTCATTTCTGTGATTGGAGATGGAGCAATGACTGCAGGACAAGCATATGAGGCCATGAATAATGCAGGATTTCTCGACACGAATCTTATTGTCATATTAAATGATAATGAACAAGTTTCTTTACCAACTGCAACTTTAGATGGCCCTGCAACTCCAGTTGGAGCACTCAGTAGTGCCTTAAGCAAAATCCAAGCTAGTACTAAGTTTAGACAACTTCGCGAAACTGCAAAG AGCATAACAAAGCAAATTGGACCTCAAGCACATGAAGTTGCAGCTAAAGTTGATGAATATGCAAGGGGAATGATTAGTGCTTCTTGTTCAACTCTTTTTGAGGAGTTAGGATTATATTATATTGGTCCAGTAGATGGTCATAATATTGAAGATTTGATTACTATTTTAAAGAAGGTAAAATCAATGCCAGCACCAGGACCAGTTCTAATTCACATTGTAACAGAGAAAGGAAAAGGCTATCCTCCTGCTGAAGCAGCAGCTGATAAAATGCATG GGGTGGCACAGTTTGATCCAAAAACAGGAAAGCAATTTAAGGCTAAATCACCTACGCTTTCATATACTCAATACTTTGCTGAATCCCTGATTAAAGAAGCtgaagttgataataagattgTAGCTATACATGCTGCAATGGGTGGTGGAACTGGCCTCAATTATTTCCAGAAACAATTCCCGGAACGTTGTTTTGATGTTGGCATTGCTGAACAACATGCTGTTACCTTTGCAGCTGGTTTAGCTACAGAAGGCCTAAAACCGTTCTGTGCCATTTACTCCTCGTTCTTACAACGAGGCTATGACCAG GTGGTGCACGATGTGGATCTTCAGAAGCTACCTGTCCGGTTTGCAATGGACCGAGCTGGTTTGGTTGGTGCAGATGGTCCAACACATTGTGGAGCATTTGACGTCACATACATGGCTTGTTTACCTaatatggtagtcatggctccATCAGATGAAGCAGAGCTAATGCATATGGTTGCAACAGCAGCAGCTATTGATGATAGGCCTAGTTGTTTCAGATTTCCTAGAGGAAATGGAGTTGGTGCCCTTCTTCCTCCAAACAATAAAGGAATACCAATTGAG GTTGGTAAGGGAAGAATACTGAGAGAAGGTGAAAGGATTGCCATTCTAGGATATGGTTCCATAGTACAACAATGTTTGGGAGCTGCAGACATCCTAAATACACATAATGTAAGAGTAACAGTAGCCGATGCTCGGTTCTGCAAACCATTGGATGCTGATCTTATTAAGAGATTAGCCAAAGAACATGAAATCTTGATCACTGTTGAAGAAGGATCAATTGGAGGATTTGGCTCACATGTTTCTCACTTCCTAAGCGTAAACAGTATTTTGGATGGACCCCTTAAG